The sequence AGTTGGTAGAGCAATGGACTGAAAATCCATGTGTCGGCGGTTCGATTCCGTCCCGAGCCACCATTTAAAAATCATGCCGGTGTAGCTCAACTGGTAGAGCAACTGACTTGTAATCAGTAGGTTGGGGGTTCAAGTCCTCTTGCCGGCACCAGATCATTTGTGGAGGGGTAGCGAAGTGGCTAAACGCGGCGGACTGTAAATCCGCTCCCTCAGGGTTCGGCGGTTCGAATCCGTCCCCCTCCACCATTTATAGGGGCATAGTTTAACGGTAGAACGAAGGTCTCCAAAACCTTTGGTGTGGGTTCGATTCCTACTGCCCCTGCCAATTAAATAATGGCGGCTGTGGCGAAGTGGTTAACGCATCGGATTGTGGTTCCGACATTCGTGGGTTCGATTCCCATCAGCCGCCCCATTTTATTCACATAAGTAAATAGATGGCATATACTATTATTGGGCTATAGCCAAGCGGTAAGGCAACGGACTTTGACTCCGTCATGCGTTGGTTCGAATCCAGCTAGCCCAGCTTGCGGAAGTAGTTCAGTGGTAGAACACCACCTTGCCAAGGTGGGGGTCGCGGGTTCAAATCCCGTCTTCCGCTCCAATTTAAATGGCGGCATAGCCAAGTGGTAAGGCAGAGGTCTGCAAAACCTTTATCACCGGTTCAAATCCGGTTGCCGCCTCCATTTTGACTGTATGGCAAAATGAGCAGACAAATAAGATTTTAAATGTACTTTAGCATTAAAAATCGATATACATACTTATAACCAACAATACACATAGAATGTATTGTTTTTTTATGTTCGATTTGAGCAATTTAGTCATATCGACATAAAAAGTCCTCTTTCTTATCGATATGTAGTTTAGGTATTGTGGAGAAAACTTAAAGTAACAAGATAAATTACGTTTACATTTTAATTTACAGGTTAAATCACACAGTAAAAAGCACGCAAACAAGCTCAGAGTTTACTGCTCTGAGCTTAAGGTTAATTTCATTAAAATCTCCGATAATTGAATAGTATTGTTAATTATCTTTAATCATCGTTATGAACTCTGCAAAGTCAGTTGTGAACTTGTCCTTCTTTATGAATCCTAGTTTCTCGTATAAATTAATAGCTCTGTCGTTAAATGTTGCAACTGATAGTCTTATAGGGATCCCCGGGGAGTTTTCTTTTATGTGGTTCATTATATATGTACAAAATTCATACCCGTATCCTTTTCCTACATAATATGGGTCCATTCCAAGACCCATATCTACATACTTATCATTATATACACCATGTTTATGTCCAACCGGGATTTGAGCTGACTCCCCTATACATAAGTAACCAAAGATTTTATTATTTTTGTCAATGATAGCTTGATAAGAACCATCAAGCAGTTCATTTATTCCTTCTTCAGTTATATCATTATTATAAAAATCATATGGTTTTTCATATCTCCAACTTAGGATAGTTTTAGCTGAATTAATATCCATTTTCTTAATTGTTAAGTTCATAGTACCCCTCATTTCTACGGTTTATGTTGCACTAAAGCTATCAATACTGTTCTTTACAAAAAAGGTCAATTTCTTGTATTTAATTATTAACAACTACTTCTATAGTATGATATTTCCCTATCAAGAAATATAACTTGTTGAATCAATATTTTCTGTTTAAGAGATTATACGTAAGAAGATTATTCTAATAATACAGGAAACGTGCCATCAAGGCCTGTCAAATAAGTTGAAGAGGGAGGAGAAAAAGAACATTGTTGAGGCGTTCATATTGCTGTTAACAAGATTACTTGTTGGAATAGGGAAATACATACGAGGGGGAGGAAACTCTACTATGGTGAGTCGAAATGACACGAATATGATTCGTTTAAGTACAAAGTTCTGGTGGGAAGCTATTCCCGCACTTGTTGCCGTTAAAAGTGTTGTTTTCGTTAGCTGGAG is a genomic window of Bacillus spongiae containing:
- a CDS encoding GNAT family N-acetyltransferase yields the protein MNLTIKKMDINSAKTILSWRYEKPYDFYNNDITEEGINELLDGSYQAIIDKNNKIFGYLCIGESAQIPVGHKHGVYNDKYVDMGLGMDPYYVGKGYGYEFCTYIMNHIKENSPGIPIRLSVATFNDRAINLYEKLGFIKKDKFTTDFAEFITMIKDN